Proteins encoded within one genomic window of Mycolicibacterium monacense:
- a CDS encoding CopD family protein, translating to MTSSHLRAAVGGIGVVAATSVAAWALGRPDNALSLTAVRAAADCAAAVTLGLAVVPLLDTGRHRDELSRAAAAPLAVSAAVWLLTELVRLVVVSAQTAALPVGTVGVQTYVEFVTHTAAGRAGAVSAVAAAAVCAVAVSAPRSGSVSLATTGIAAAGLAARTLAGHLTVSPLGGVAVAVHAVAAGLWCGALVGLLVTVAHRGQWARVLPRFSALALGCVGVLVLAGVGGALAVVGAPADLVATGYGRILTAKLLVTAALTALAWRNRSRWLPAARTHRASAGLSRTRSLLELGGMTVALTLAAALAVTG from the coding sequence GTGACGTCGTCGCACCTGCGTGCGGCGGTCGGCGGTATCGGTGTCGTCGCCGCGACGTCGGTGGCGGCGTGGGCGCTGGGCCGCCCCGACAACGCGTTGAGCCTCACCGCCGTCCGAGCGGCGGCGGACTGCGCCGCCGCCGTGACGCTCGGTCTCGCCGTCGTGCCCCTGCTCGACACCGGCCGGCACCGCGACGAACTGTCCCGGGCGGCGGCCGCGCCGTTGGCGGTGAGCGCGGCCGTGTGGCTGCTCACCGAACTCGTGCGGTTGGTCGTGGTCAGCGCTCAGACCGCGGCGCTGCCGGTCGGCACCGTCGGGGTGCAGACCTACGTGGAGTTCGTCACCCACACCGCGGCCGGACGGGCCGGCGCGGTCAGCGCGGTCGCCGCCGCGGCCGTGTGTGCGGTGGCGGTGTCGGCGCCACGCTCGGGTTCGGTGTCACTCGCGACCACGGGTATCGCCGCGGCGGGACTGGCGGCGCGCACGCTGGCCGGGCACCTCACCGTGAGCCCGCTGGGTGGGGTCGCGGTCGCGGTGCACGCGGTGGCGGCCGGCCTGTGGTGCGGTGCGCTGGTGGGGCTGCTGGTGACGGTGGCCCACCGCGGGCAGTGGGCGCGGGTGCTGCCGCGGTTCTCCGCCCTGGCGCTCGGCTGTGTCGGTGTGCTGGTGCTGGCCGGTGTCGGCGGTGCGCTCGCGGTCGTCGGCGCCCCGGCGGACCTCGTCGCCACCGGCTACGGCAGGATCCTGACGGCTAAGTTGCTGGTGACGGCAGCGCTGACGGCGTTGGCGTGGCGCAACCGGAGCCGCTGGCTGCCGGCGGCGCGGACCCACCGGGCCAGCGCCGGTCTGTCGCGGACGAGGTCGCTGCTGGAACTGGGCGGTATGACGGTCGCGTTGACCTTGGCGGCCGCGCTGGCCGTCACCGGATGA
- a CDS encoding copper resistance CopC family protein, whose product MQTLVRRLAVAVTAVLLVALPLMGAGVASAHAAVIATDPADGTTLTESPPRVSATFNEAMQPAFAAMTVVGPDGNLWSTGGPEVQDTVVSVDLRPLGPSGTYTVNYRATSADGHVVTGSWAFELTVSGTGTPGPSAAAPVPPTAPADDPPVWPFIVGACVAVGAAALWAARRRT is encoded by the coding sequence ATGCAGACACTTGTGCGCCGGTTGGCCGTCGCCGTCACGGCGGTCCTGCTCGTCGCGCTCCCGCTGATGGGCGCCGGGGTGGCCTCCGCCCACGCGGCCGTCATCGCCACCGATCCGGCCGACGGAACCACCTTGACCGAGTCACCGCCCCGGGTGAGCGCGACGTTCAACGAGGCCATGCAACCGGCCTTCGCCGCGATGACCGTCGTCGGCCCGGACGGAAACCTGTGGTCGACGGGCGGACCAGAGGTTCAGGACACGGTGGTGTCGGTGGACCTGCGCCCGCTGGGCCCGTCGGGCACCTACACCGTCAACTACCGCGCGACGTCCGCCGACGGCCACGTCGTCACGGGTTCCTGGGCGTTCGAGCTCACCGTCAGCGGCACCGGCACACCGGGTCCGTCGGCCGCGGCGCCCGTACCCCCCACCGCGCCGGCCGACGATCCGCCGGTGTGGCCCTTCATCGTGGGGGCCTGCGTCGCCGTGGGGGCGGCCGCGTTGTGGGCGGCGCGACGCCGTACGTGA
- a CDS encoding DUF6474 family protein produces the protein MGLFKRRKSRATRRAEARAIKAKAKLEARLSAKNEARRYKSQQKAETRALKSQLRAQRESDRAALKVAEMQLKAAQEGKFFSPGRIRRTLTVARLLAPIAVPLVYRASVAARGYADERRAQRLGVPLSQLGQFSGHGAQLSARIAGAEQSVRLVGQRKPKDAETKQFVAAITERLGELSAAVAAAEKMPTARRRTAHAAIAEQLDGIDADLMARLGVA, from the coding sequence ATGGGTTTGTTCAAGCGACGCAAAAGCCGCGCTACCCGCCGAGCCGAGGCCCGCGCGATCAAGGCCAAGGCGAAGCTGGAGGCCAGGCTCTCGGCGAAGAACGAGGCCCGTCGGTACAAGTCCCAGCAGAAGGCCGAGACGCGGGCGCTCAAGTCCCAGCTGCGCGCACAGCGGGAAAGCGACCGTGCCGCCCTCAAGGTTGCTGAGATGCAACTCAAGGCCGCCCAGGAGGGCAAGTTCTTCTCCCCCGGCCGGATCCGCCGCACGCTGACCGTGGCCCGGCTCCTCGCCCCGATCGCGGTGCCGCTGGTGTACCGCGCGTCGGTGGCCGCCCGCGGTTACGCCGACGAGCGCCGCGCCCAGCGGCTCGGCGTACCGCTGAGCCAGCTGGGCCAGTTCTCCGGGCACGGCGCCCAGTTGTCCGCGCGAATCGCCGGTGCCGAGCAGTCGGTGCGGCTGGTCGGACAGAGGAAGCCGAAGGATGCGGAGACCAAGCAGTTCGTCGCCGCGATCACCGAGCGCCTCGGCGAGCTGTCCGCGGCCGTCGCGGCCGCCGAGAAGATGCCGACCGCGCGCCGGCGGACCGCTCACGCCGCGATCGCCGAACAACTCGACGGGATCGACGCCGACCTGATGGCCCGTCTCGGCGTGGCCTGA
- a CDS encoding ImmA/IrrE family metallo-endopeptidase yields MPTSRTVTRAVSAVLDLAPRRGEVSLPRLVQAVSAERGRPIDIKTAELPPGVCGQWRQYADHDEFLIQQGLPAWDRTLAHELGHLVLGHEGIGVVQAARQSTEVASSELIGYMLNQRTGCMGPSGEDAEQDAEDFAALLIYRLGRLPCDRSSIVQIRLGEAFG; encoded by the coding sequence ATGCCGACGAGTCGCACGGTCACACGCGCCGTCAGCGCTGTGCTCGATCTGGCACCGCGACGCGGTGAGGTCTCGTTGCCCCGTCTGGTGCAGGCGGTCAGCGCCGAACGTGGGCGGCCGATCGACATCAAGACCGCCGAACTGCCGCCCGGGGTGTGCGGTCAGTGGCGTCAGTACGCGGACCACGACGAGTTCCTGATCCAACAGGGGTTGCCGGCCTGGGATCGCACCCTGGCCCACGAACTCGGACACCTGGTGCTCGGGCACGAGGGCATCGGGGTCGTCCAGGCCGCCCGGCAGAGCACCGAGGTCGCGAGCTCCGAGCTGATCGGCTACATGCTCAACCAGCGGACCGGCTGCATGGGACCCAGCGGGGAGGACGCCGAACAGGATGCAGAGGATTTCGCGGCCCTGCTGATCTACCGGCTCGGCCGGCTGCCCTGCGACCGCTCGTCGATCGTGCAGATCCGCCTCGGAGAGGCGTTTGGTTGA
- a CDS encoding helix-turn-helix domain-containing protein has product MSKTFAARLNRLFDTVYPPGRGPHTSAEVIGALKAEGITMSAPYLSQLRSGNRTNPSQATMAALANFFRIKPAYFTDDEYYEKLDKELTWLANMRDEGVRRIAARTVGLSPEAQQDIVAKVDELRRKENLDD; this is encoded by the coding sequence ATGAGCAAGACGTTCGCCGCCCGGCTGAACCGACTATTCGACACGGTTTATCCGCCAGGCCGGGGACCGCACACGTCGGCCGAGGTCATCGGTGCGCTCAAGGCGGAGGGCATCACGATGTCGGCGCCCTACCTGTCACAGCTGCGTTCGGGCAATCGCACCAACCCCTCGCAGGCCACCATGGCGGCGTTGGCCAACTTCTTCCGGATCAAGCCGGCCTACTTCACCGACGACGAGTACTACGAGAAGCTCGACAAGGAACTGACGTGGCTGGCCAACATGCGTGACGAAGGCGTCCGCCGGATCGCCGCGCGGACGGTCGGGTTGTCACCCGAGGCGCAGCAGGACATCGTCGCCAAGGTCGATGAACTGCGCCGTAAGGAAAATCTCGACGACTGA
- a CDS encoding TMEM165/GDT1 family protein, with protein sequence MLGAVLVSLAVVFVAELGDKSQIITMTYALRHRWWVVLSGVGIAAVLVHGLSVAIGHFLGLTLPEKPIAFAAAIAFLLFAAWTWREGRNAGGDDDVRVAEPRFVVPAIVSSFVLAELGDKTMLATVALASDRDPIGVWIGATVGMVLADGVAIVVGAILHKRLPEGFLHAMASVLFLLFGLWMLFDAALGWRVVALAATGGVSAVVLLIAVVRTVRARRLRAASATPHESTSETV encoded by the coding sequence ATGCTCGGTGCCGTCCTGGTCAGCCTCGCAGTGGTCTTCGTCGCCGAACTCGGTGACAAATCCCAGATCATCACCATGACCTATGCGCTGCGGCACCGCTGGTGGGTGGTGCTGTCCGGCGTCGGTATCGCCGCCGTGCTCGTCCACGGGCTGTCGGTGGCGATCGGCCACTTCCTCGGGCTCACGCTGCCCGAGAAGCCCATCGCGTTCGCCGCGGCCATCGCCTTCCTGCTGTTCGCCGCGTGGACCTGGCGCGAGGGTCGCAACGCCGGCGGCGACGACGACGTCCGGGTGGCCGAACCACGGTTCGTCGTGCCCGCCATCGTGTCGTCCTTCGTCCTCGCCGAACTCGGCGACAAGACCATGCTCGCGACGGTGGCGCTGGCCAGCGACCGTGACCCCATCGGTGTCTGGATCGGCGCGACGGTGGGCATGGTGCTCGCCGACGGGGTTGCCATCGTCGTCGGGGCAATCTTGCACAAACGCCTACCCGAGGGCTTTCTCCACGCGATGGCCAGCGTGCTGTTCCTGCTGTTCGGCCTCTGGATGCTGTTCGACGCCGCGCTCGGGTGGCGGGTCGTGGCGCTGGCCGCGACCGGTGGGGTCTCGGCCGTCGTACTGCTGATCGCCGTCGTGCGGACGGTACGCGCCAGGCGGCTGCGGGCCGCGTCGGCGACGCCGCACGAATCGACGTCCGAGACCGTCTAG
- a CDS encoding superoxide dismutase has product MAEYTLPDLDYDYGALEPHISGQINELHHSKHHATYVKGANDALSKLAEARESGDHSAIFLNEKNLAFHLGGHVNHTIWWKNLSPNGGDKPTGELAAALDDAFGSFDNFRAQFTAAANGLQGSGWAVLGYDTLGQRLLTFQLFDQQANVPLGIIPLLQVDMWEHAYYLQYKNVKADYVKAFWNVVNWEDVQNRFAKATSSASGIIVG; this is encoded by the coding sequence GTGGCTGAATACACCTTGCCCGATCTTGATTACGATTACGGCGCCCTCGAACCGCACATCTCGGGGCAGATCAACGAGCTTCACCACAGCAAACACCATGCGACGTATGTGAAGGGCGCCAACGACGCGCTGTCCAAGCTGGCCGAGGCGCGGGAGTCCGGAGACCACTCCGCGATCTTCCTCAACGAGAAGAACCTCGCCTTCCATCTGGGTGGACACGTCAACCACACGATCTGGTGGAAGAACCTCTCCCCCAACGGTGGCGACAAGCCGACCGGTGAGCTGGCCGCCGCGCTCGACGACGCGTTCGGTTCGTTCGACAATTTCCGCGCCCAGTTCACCGCCGCCGCCAACGGCCTGCAGGGCTCCGGGTGGGCGGTTCTCGGATACGACACGCTGGGCCAGCGGCTGCTGACCTTCCAACTGTTCGACCAGCAGGCCAACGTGCCGCTGGGCATCATCCCGCTGCTGCAGGTCGACATGTGGGAGCACGCCTACTACCTGCAGTACAAGAACGTGAAGGCCGACTACGTGAAGGCGTTCTGGAACGTCGTCAACTGGGAGGACGTGCAGAACCGGTTCGCCAAGGCGACGAGTTCGGCCAGCGGCATCATCGTCGGCTGA
- a CDS encoding rhodanese-like domain-containing protein — MGRMDDVEVTQAEVAELPTAFDGSALLLDVREDDEWQQGHAVGALHIPMGDVPSRLAEVDPEATVYVMCHAGGRSQRVAQYLVRNGYRAVNVSGGILAWSAAGRPIVTDGGGAGNA, encoded by the coding sequence ATGGGGCGCATGGATGACGTCGAGGTGACACAGGCCGAGGTGGCCGAGCTCCCCACCGCGTTCGACGGGTCGGCGTTGCTGCTCGACGTGCGCGAAGACGACGAATGGCAGCAGGGACACGCCGTCGGCGCGCTGCACATCCCGATGGGGGACGTGCCGTCGCGCCTCGCCGAGGTCGATCCGGAAGCCACCGTCTACGTGATGTGCCACGCCGGCGGCCGGTCGCAGCGGGTCGCTCAGTACCTGGTCCGCAACGGGTACCGGGCCGTCAACGTCAGCGGCGGCATCCTCGCCTGGTCCGCCGCCGGCCGGCCGATCGTCACCGACGGCGGTGGCGCAGGGAACGCGTGA
- a CDS encoding DUF4328 domain-containing protein encodes MIQVCSRCGTRWNVRDRERHVCPRCQGALMAPAAVPTPGAEWSARQVRPGAAGAPPRLPAGYRWIAVRPGAPPPPRARRRPLGPTPRYPTIPRWGLVEHFDTVDPSAAETRTGPSTSAVRTTLLITMGVLGAAAAVHALRYLLLLINRTVLLNPIVAGAATWLAVALSVAAAFLVVGSIVLLTNWLIARRGAAYAYRGQSDPRDALRLRLGCLVPFVNLFFAPVYVLELAGVESRTSTLRKPIIVWWILWVLSTVVSVSSIATSFTTDPQGIADNTMITTIAYLTALATLLVAYRVVSGFEQAPVSRPVHRWVMVPDDAQDAQHPEGQSARPVESSGQNPAA; translated from the coding sequence ATGATCCAGGTGTGTTCCCGCTGCGGAACGCGGTGGAACGTGCGTGACCGCGAGCGGCACGTGTGTCCGCGGTGCCAGGGCGCGTTGATGGCGCCGGCCGCGGTGCCCACCCCGGGTGCCGAGTGGAGCGCCCGCCAGGTCCGGCCCGGCGCCGCCGGCGCCCCGCCGCGGCTGCCCGCCGGCTACCGCTGGATCGCGGTCCGACCGGGTGCCCCGCCCCCGCCCCGCGCGCGCCGCCGGCCGCTCGGCCCGACCCCGCGCTACCCGACCATCCCCCGGTGGGGCCTCGTCGAGCACTTCGACACCGTCGACCCGTCCGCGGCCGAGACCCGGACCGGCCCGTCGACCTCGGCGGTGCGTACGACCCTGCTCATCACCATGGGGGTGCTCGGCGCCGCGGCCGCGGTGCACGCGCTGCGCTACCTGCTGCTGCTGATCAACCGCACCGTGCTGCTCAACCCGATCGTGGCGGGCGCCGCCACCTGGCTGGCCGTCGCGTTGAGTGTCGCGGCGGCGTTCCTGGTGGTCGGCAGCATCGTGCTGCTGACGAACTGGCTGATCGCGCGCCGCGGCGCGGCCTACGCCTACCGCGGGCAGTCCGATCCGCGCGACGCGCTGCGCCTGCGGCTGGGCTGCCTGGTGCCGTTCGTGAACCTGTTCTTCGCACCGGTGTACGTCCTGGAACTGGCCGGGGTGGAGAGCCGGACGTCGACGCTGCGCAAGCCGATCATCGTGTGGTGGATCCTGTGGGTGCTCAGCACCGTCGTCTCGGTGTCCTCGATCGCCACCAGCTTCACCACCGACCCCCAGGGCATCGCCGACAACACCATGATCACGACGATCGCCTACCTGACCGCGTTGGCCACCCTGCTGGTCGCGTACCGGGTGGTGTCCGGATTCGAACAGGCGCCGGTGTCCCGACCGGTCCACCGGTGGGTGATGGTGCCCGACGACGCTCAGGACGCGCAGCACCCCGAGGGCCAATCGGCCCGTCCGGTTGAGTCCAGCGGGCAGAACCCGGCAGCATAG
- a CDS encoding glycerophosphodiester phosphodiesterase, whose amino-acid sequence MNPDDGALGGHPFVVAHRGASADRPEHTLAAYELALKEGADGVECDVRLTRDGHLVCVHDRRVDRTSSGTGVVSEMTLAELRELDFGSWHASSRPDAGPDTTDLLTLERLVELVLDWHRPVKLFIETKHPVRYGALVESKVLALLHRFGIAAPASADLSRAVVMSFSAAAVWRIRRAAPMLPTVLLGDTSRYLGGGAATTVGATAVGPSIMTLREHPELVDRAAAQGRAMYCWTVDHYEDVRYCRDLGVAWVATNHPRRTKDWLQNGLTGAAGTDR is encoded by the coding sequence ATGAACCCGGATGACGGCGCGCTCGGCGGTCATCCGTTCGTCGTCGCGCACCGCGGGGCCTCGGCCGATCGCCCCGAACACACGCTGGCGGCCTACGAGCTGGCCCTCAAGGAGGGTGCCGACGGGGTCGAGTGCGATGTCAGGCTGACCCGCGACGGCCATCTGGTGTGCGTGCACGACCGGCGCGTGGACCGCACCTCGTCCGGCACCGGCGTGGTCAGCGAGATGACGCTGGCGGAGCTGCGCGAGCTGGACTTCGGGTCGTGGCACGCCAGTTCGCGACCGGATGCGGGCCCCGACACGACCGACCTGCTGACGCTCGAGCGGCTGGTCGAGCTGGTACTGGACTGGCACCGGCCGGTGAAGCTGTTCATCGAGACCAAGCATCCGGTCCGTTACGGGGCGCTCGTGGAGAGCAAGGTGCTGGCGCTGCTGCACCGGTTCGGTATCGCGGCACCGGCGTCGGCCGACCTCTCGCGCGCGGTCGTGATGTCGTTCTCGGCGGCCGCGGTGTGGCGGATCCGACGCGCCGCCCCGATGCTCCCGACCGTGCTGCTCGGTGACACGTCGCGGTATCTCGGGGGCGGCGCCGCCACCACCGTGGGCGCGACCGCGGTGGGGCCGTCGATCATGACGCTGCGCGAACACCCCGAACTCGTCGACCGGGCCGCCGCGCAGGGCAGGGCGATGTACTGCTGGACCGTCGACCACTACGAGGACGTGCGCTACTGCCGCGACCTCGGCGTGGCGTGGGTGGCGACGAACCACCCGCGCCGCACCAAGGACTGGCTGCAGAACGGGTTGACCGGCGCCGCCGGCACCGATCGTTAG
- a CDS encoding ferritin, whose product MTTFGALDTKFHGLLQEQIRSEFTAAQQYIAIAVYFDGADLPQLAKHFYGQSVEERNHAMMLVQYLIDRDVEIEIPGVDEVCNRFDSPRDALALALDLERTVTEQITRLASVAREEGDYLGEQFMQWFLKEQVEEVAQMTTLVRIAERAGANLFHLEDFVARDLSGAGADAAAPRAAGGAL is encoded by the coding sequence ATGACGACATTCGGCGCACTCGACACCAAGTTCCACGGACTCCTCCAGGAGCAGATCCGCAGCGAGTTCACCGCCGCTCAGCAATACATCGCGATCGCGGTGTACTTCGACGGCGCCGATCTGCCGCAGCTCGCGAAGCACTTCTACGGTCAGTCCGTCGAAGAGCGCAACCACGCGATGATGCTCGTGCAGTACCTGATCGACCGCGACGTCGAGATCGAGATCCCCGGCGTCGACGAGGTGTGCAACCGCTTCGACTCCCCGCGCGACGCGCTCGCCCTGGCACTGGATCTGGAGCGCACCGTCACCGAACAGATCACCCGGCTGGCCAGCGTGGCCCGCGAGGAGGGCGACTACCTCGGCGAGCAGTTCATGCAGTGGTTCCTCAAGGAGCAGGTCGAGGAGGTCGCGCAGATGACGACGCTGGTCCGTATCGCCGAGCGGGCGGGCGCCAACCTCTTCCACCTCGAGGATTTCGTCGCCCGCGACCTGTCGGGCGCGGGCGCCGATGCGGCGGCCCCGCGGGCGGCGGGCGGCGCTCTCTAA
- a CDS encoding LCP family protein: MNPNRPVGGGPDPRRPNPPREPSQVIRRDPGHRPPPAWPPNPPSPPPRVPPPRVPPPAWEQRLPPPPPQARRQPPPGPSAPPRRSAPPPPPPRPPTRSPVRPPGPPAAARPRRKRHWGRIIMAVLLVMVVSLVGLTVWVDTSLQRIPALAAYPDRPAAGRGTTWLLVGSDSRAGLDAEQQAQLATGGDVGNGRTDTIMLVHLPGLTSSAPATMVSIPRDSYVPIPGYGEDKINAAFALGGAPLLAQTVEQATGMRLDHYAEVGFDGFASVVDAVGGVTMCPAEPINDPLAGIDLPAGCQELDGRNALGFVRTRATPRADLDRMTHQREFMSALLHRAASPAVLLNPLRWYPMASAAGGALTVDTGAHVWDLARLGWALRGDLTTTTVPIGEFTNGGAGAVVVWDSEAAGRLFDALSTDTPIPADVLDTTPGG; the protein is encoded by the coding sequence GTGAACCCCAATCGGCCCGTGGGCGGCGGGCCCGACCCGAGACGGCCGAACCCGCCGCGTGAGCCGTCGCAGGTGATCCGCCGCGATCCCGGTCACCGTCCGCCGCCGGCGTGGCCGCCGAACCCCCCGAGCCCGCCGCCTCGGGTTCCGCCCCCGCGGGTTCCGCCGCCGGCCTGGGAACAGCGCCTCCCTCCCCCGCCGCCGCAGGCCCGTCGTCAACCGCCGCCGGGGCCGTCGGCGCCACCCCGAAGGTCAGCACCGCCACCACCACCGCCGCGGCCGCCCACCCGCTCGCCGGTCCGGCCCCCCGGTCCGCCCGCCGCCGCCCGGCCCCGCCGGAAACGCCACTGGGGCCGAATCATCATGGCCGTCCTGCTCGTCATGGTGGTGTCGCTGGTCGGCCTGACCGTGTGGGTCGACACATCACTGCAGCGCATCCCCGCCCTGGCCGCCTACCCCGACCGGCCGGCCGCCGGTCGCGGCACCACCTGGCTGCTGGTCGGCTCCGACAGCCGCGCCGGCCTCGACGCCGAACAGCAGGCCCAACTGGCCACCGGCGGTGACGTCGGCAACGGGCGCACCGACACGATCATGCTGGTCCACCTTCCGGGCCTGACCTCGAGCGCACCCGCGACCATGGTGTCGATCCCGCGCGACTCCTATGTGCCGATCCCCGGGTACGGCGAGGACAAGATCAACGCCGCATTCGCGCTGGGCGGCGCGCCGCTGCTCGCCCAGACCGTCGAGCAGGCCACCGGTATGCGCCTCGACCACTACGCCGAGGTCGGATTCGACGGATTCGCCTCGGTCGTCGACGCCGTCGGCGGCGTGACGATGTGCCCGGCGGAGCCCATCAACGATCCGTTGGCCGGGATCGATCTGCCCGCCGGATGTCAGGAACTCGACGGGCGCAATGCGCTCGGCTTCGTGCGCACCCGCGCCACCCCGCGCGCCGATCTGGACCGGATGACCCACCAGCGGGAGTTCATGTCCGCGCTGCTGCACCGCGCGGCCAGCCCGGCGGTCCTGCTCAACCCGCTGCGCTGGTATCCGATGGCGAGCGCGGCCGGCGGCGCGCTGACCGTCGACACCGGTGCGCACGTATGGGATCTCGCCCGGCTCGGCTGGGCGCTGCGCGGTGATCTGACCACCACGACGGTGCCCATCGGGGAGTTCACCAACGGCGGCGCCGGCGCCGTCGTGGTCTGGGACAGCGAGGCCGCCGGACGCCTCTTCGACGCGCTGTCAACCGACACGCCGATCCCCGCCGACGTGCTCGACACCACACCGGGCGGCTGA
- a CDS encoding CPBP family intramembrane glutamic endopeptidase, with the protein MSRPSDELPDLLDHGQRRAIRIEIAIVLAVTFGLSAYTALLRLLEAVLLGLSGQVVALNPRRSTYDLLDLGLNLAGVFQLLAWGALGVYLLWRSGFRLPEIGLARPRMRPDLLGGLGLAALIGLPGLAFYQLARVLGINASVEPAELYDTWWRIPVLLAMSFANGWAEEIIVVGFLLTRLRQLRVNPVVAIVAASLLRGAYHLYQGFGAGLGNAAMGLVFGYYWHRTGRLWPLIIAHTLIDAVAFVGYALLAGHLGWLQ; encoded by the coding sequence GTGAGCCGGCCGTCCGACGAGTTGCCCGACCTGCTGGACCACGGACAACGCCGTGCGATCCGCATCGAGATCGCCATCGTCCTGGCCGTCACGTTCGGCCTCAGCGCGTACACCGCGCTGCTGCGCCTCCTCGAGGCCGTCCTGCTCGGCCTGTCCGGTCAGGTGGTGGCGCTCAACCCGCGTCGGTCCACCTACGACCTGCTCGACCTCGGGCTGAACCTCGCCGGCGTCTTTCAGCTCCTGGCCTGGGGCGCGCTCGGCGTCTACCTGTTGTGGCGCAGCGGATTCCGCCTGCCCGAGATCGGCCTGGCCCGTCCACGGATGCGCCCCGACCTGCTCGGCGGGCTCGGGCTGGCCGCGCTCATCGGACTGCCCGGGCTGGCCTTCTACCAGCTGGCCCGGGTCCTGGGGATCAACGCCTCGGTCGAACCCGCCGAGCTCTACGACACCTGGTGGCGCATCCCGGTGCTGCTGGCCATGTCGTTCGCCAACGGCTGGGCCGAGGAGATCATCGTCGTCGGGTTCCTTCTGACCCGGCTGCGTCAGCTGCGCGTCAACCCGGTCGTCGCGATCGTCGCGGCCAGCCTGCTGCGCGGGGCGTACCACCTGTACCAGGGCTTCGGCGCGGGCCTCGGCAACGCGGCCATGGGGCTGGTGTTCGGTTACTACTGGCACCGCACCGGACGGCTGTGGCCGCTGATCATCGCGCACACCCTGATCGACGCGGTGGCGTTCGTCGGATACGCACTGTTGGCCGGCCACCTCGGCTGGCTTCAGTGA
- a CDS encoding DUF2470 domain-containing protein translates to MAKTPPTTARTTVPTGPSTAERIRSACARGGGAMLAAEGVDPVSTPVHHLLDDGSFAITVPVEVPLSTMVASAGTSGVQAVLEMTDHAPLPLREPVRSLVWIGGRVQAVPSADVSALLDLIASADPNPALLQVNSGDHSRYALMRLEIESVVVADSTGAESVGLGALLAARPDPFCAMESCWLQHMESAHRDVVDRLASRLPAAMRRGRVRPLGLDRYGVQLRVEDPDGDHDVRLPFPKPVDDVTGLSQAIRVLMGCPFLNGLQARRLERPGG, encoded by the coding sequence ATGGCCAAGACTCCTCCGACGACCGCACGGACGACCGTCCCGACCGGCCCCTCCACGGCCGAACGAATCCGCAGCGCATGCGCCCGAGGCGGCGGTGCGATGCTCGCCGCGGAAGGCGTCGACCCGGTCAGCACCCCGGTCCACCACCTCCTCGACGATGGATCCTTCGCGATCACCGTCCCCGTGGAGGTCCCACTCTCGACGATGGTCGCCTCCGCAGGCACCTCGGGCGTGCAGGCGGTGCTCGAGATGACCGACCACGCCCCGCTTCCGCTGCGGGAACCGGTGCGGTCGCTGGTCTGGATCGGTGGACGCGTCCAGGCCGTCCCGAGCGCCGACGTGTCCGCGCTGCTCGACCTGATCGCCAGCGCCGACCCCAACCCAGCTCTGCTGCAGGTCAATTCGGGCGACCACTCGCGCTATGCGTTGATGCGTCTGGAGATCGAGTCGGTGGTGGTCGCCGACTCGACCGGCGCCGAGTCCGTCGGCCTCGGCGCGCTGCTGGCGGCCCGTCCCGACCCCTTCTGCGCGATGGAGTCCTGCTGGCTGCAGCACATGGAGTCGGCACACCGGGACGTCGTCGACCGCCTGGCGAGCCGGCTGCCCGCCGCCATGCGCCGCGGCCGGGTGCGTCCGCTCGGCCTGGACCGCTACGGCGTCCAATTGCGCGTCGAGGACCCCGACGGCGACCACGACGTGCGCCTGCCGTTCCCCAAACCCGTCGACGACGTGACCGGTCTGAGCCAGGCCATCCGGGTGCTCATGGGATGCCCGTTCCTCAACGGCCTGCAGGCCCGCCGCCTCGAGCGCCCCGGCGGCTAG